CAGCTTACGGACGACGGGCGCTTCGATGGTCGAAGACGCCGAACGGACGAATTCACCGAGTTCCTGGAGCTTGGCCATGACGACCTTGCTCTCAACCCCGAACTCCTTGGCGAGTTCGTATACCCGGACCTTAGCCACTTCGCTCCTTTTAGGTCCGGGTTGCGGCCGGACCGTCGCTACTTCATGGGCGTACTCATCGCGTGCTCATCGAGTGCTCATCGCAATCTCGACCTACTTCCAACTCGCGGGGTACCTGGGCCGCACGGGGGTTCCGCGCGACGCTTCTTACGGTGTTGCCTGCTCAGCAACTGTTGTCCGCTCGACGTACTGGCGCAACGCCTTTGTGTCGAGCGCTCCCGGGGCGCGCAACGCCCGCGTGAACGCCCGGCGGCGTACCGCCTGGTCGAGACAGACCAGTGCGGGGTGCACATACGCACCC
Above is a window of Streptomyces sp. DT2A-34 DNA encoding:
- a CDS encoding YlxR family protein; translated protein: MSGRTRVRACPERTCVGCRERAAKADLLRIVAIKDECVPDLRGTLPGRGAYVHPALVCLDQAVRRRAFTRALRAPGALDTKALRQYVERTTVAEQATP